The window GGCTGATCTCCATCACCGAGGAGAACCTCGCGGACGTCAGGGAGTACCGGGGCCGGGGTCTGGTCTGGGGCCTGGAGTTCCGCGACCCGGAGCGGGCCGGGCGGATCGCGCGGCGCGCCTTCGACCTCGGGCTGCTGATCGAGACGTCGGGCCCGCAGGGCGAGGTCGTCAAGCTGCTGCCGGCGCTGACCATCACCGCCGACGAGCTGGACGAGGGCATGAGCATCCTCGCCCGCGCGGCCCGCGAGACCGCCTGACCACCAGGCCGCAGAGCCGCAGAGCCACAGAGCCACAGAGAACCGGAAACAACCACGCAAGGAGGCACGCGACACCGTGATCGTCCGTTCGTTCAAGGACATCGAAGGCACCGACCGGCATGTGAAGGCCGCGTCCGGCACCTGGGAGAGCAAGCGCATCGTCCTCGCCAAGGAGAAGGTCGGCTTCTCCGTGCACGAGACGATCCTGTACGCGGGCACGGAGACATCGATGTGGTACGCCAACCACATCGAGGCCGTCGTCTGTGTCGAGGGCGAGGCCGAGCTGACCGACCGCGAGACCGGGAAGACGTACACGATCACGCCCGGCACCATGTACCTCCTCGACGGCCACGAGCGGCACACGCTCCGCGTCAAGGAGGACTTCCGCTGCATCTGCGTGTTCAACCCGCCCGTCACGGGCCGGGAGGACCACGACGAGAACGGCGTCTATCCCCTGCTCACCGAGGACGAGGAGGTGTGAGCACGACCATGCGCAACGTCACCGATCCGTACCCCACCCGCGGCACCACCGAGGTGACCACTCCCCGCCAGGACCCGGTCGTCTGGGGCTCCCCCGACACACCCGGACCGACCGACACCACCGGCCTCCAGGCGTTCGAGCGTGACGGCTTCCTCGCCGTCGACCAGCTGATCACCGAGGACGAGGTGGCCGTCTACCGGCGCGAGCTGGAGCGGCTGGTGAGCGATCCGGGGATCCGCGCCGACGAACGCTCCATCGTGGAGCCGAAGTCCAAGGAGATCCGCTCGGTCTTCGAAGTCCACCGGATCAGCGAGGTGTTCGCCGCTCTGGTGCGCGACGAGCGCGTCGTCGGGCGGGCCCGGCAGATCCTCGGCTCGGACGTCTACGTCCACCAGTCGCGGATCAACGTCAAGCCGGGCTTCGGGGCCAGCGGCTTCTACTGGCACTCGGACTTCGAGACCTGGCACGCCGAGGACGGCCTGCCGAACATGCGGACGGTGTCCGTCTCGATCGCGCTGACCGAGAACCTCGACACCAACGGCGGCCTCATGATCATGCCGGGGTCGCACCGGACGTTCCTCGGCTGTGCGGGGGCCACGCCGAAGGACAACTACAAGAAGTCGCTGCAGATGCAGGACGCGGGCACGCCGTCCGACGAGGCACTGACCGCGATGGCCGGGCAGCACGGCGTCAAGCTGTTCACGGGCAGGGCGGGCTCCGCGACCTGGTTCGACTGCAACTGCATGCACGGCTCCGGCGACAACATCACGCCGTTCCCGCGCAGCAACGTGTTCATCGTGTTCAACAGCGTGGAGAACACGGCGGTCGAACCGTTCGCGGCGCCGGTACGGCGCCCGGAGTTCATCGGGGCACGGGACTTCACACCCGTGCGATGAGACGACGGACCGGTCGGGGCCTCCTCGTGTGGGACGGGAGGCTCCGGCCCGTGTCCGGATCCCGGCGCCGGCCTCAGCCGGCCAGCGCGTCCAGCAGGCGGTCGACGTCGGCGGGCGTGTTGTAGAGGTGGAAGGCGGCCCGCAGATTGCCCGCGCGCTGCGAGACCTCGATGCCCTTGGCGCTCAACTCGCCCTGGCGCGCGCCGAGTCCCGGCACGGCGACGATCGGGGAACCCGGCGCGGAGACCGGCTCGTGGCCGAGGGAGCGCAGCCCGGCGCGGAACCGGTCGGCGAGCGCGAGATCGTGGTCGCGTACGGCGGACACGCCGAGTTCCTCGACGAGTTCGAGCGAGCGGCGGGCTCCCGTGTAGCTGAGGAGGGCGGGGCTCTCGTCGAACCGCCGTGCGGAGTGGGCGAGTTCCTCGATGGGGCCGTAGCAGCTGTCCCAGGGCCGCTCCCCCGCCACCCAGCCCGCGAACAGCGGGTTCAGGCCGCCGAGGTCGTCGGGGACGACCAGGAAGGCCACGCCTCGTGGGCACAGGAGCCACTTGAAGGCGACGGCGCTGACGTAGTCGTAGGCATTCGCGTCGAGGTCCAGCCAGCCGGCGGCCTGGGAGGCGTCGACGTAGACGCGCGCGCCGTGCTCGCGTGCGGCCGCGCGGATGGCGGGCAGGTCGGCGACGCGGCCGTCGGCCGACTGTGCGGCGCTCACCGCGACCAGGGCCGTGCCGGGCCGTACCGACTCGGCGATCCGTTCCAGTGGCGCGCTGCGCACCTTCAGGTGCCGGCGGACGTGGAAGGGGTTCACCACGGAGCTGAAGTCGCCGTCCACGGTGAGGACTTCGGCGCCCTCGGGCAACGCTGCGGCGATCAGCCCGGTGTAGACGGCGACGGAGGCCCCGACCGCCACGCGGCGCTCCGGCACCTTCATCAGGCGGGCGAAGGAGGCGCGGGCGGCCTCGACGTCGGCGAACATGTCGGTCGGCTGCCCGGAGGCGGCCGCCGTCACGGCGGTGCCCAGGGCCTCCACCGTGCGGGCGGGCAGGAGACCGAGGGACGCGCTGTTGAGATACGTGGTCTTCGGGGCGAACTCGGCGCGGACGAGGGTCTCGAAGGTTTCCATGGGTCCACTGTGCGGTCCGTCGCGGCCCCCGTCCATTGCGCGTTTTTGCGCAGATCCGCGAAGGATTCCTTATGAATCCGCCGTGACCTGCGGTTCGTCCGCGCCGCTCAGCTCCGCGGCACCGCGCATCCGTCCGGACCGCAGGCGTCCCCGTCGCTGTCGCCGCCCTGGAAGAGGGTCAGCGGGGAGCGCTCGCCCCATGCCTGGGTGAGGGCCTGGGTGAAGACCTCGGCGGGCTGGGCACCGGAGACGCCGTACTTCCGGTCGAGCACGAAGAACGGGACTCCGGAGGCTCCGAGTTGCGCGGCCTCCCGCTCGTCGGCACGGACCTCGGCGGCGTAGGCGTCGGTATCGGCGAGCACCTTCCGGACGGCGTCGGCGTCGAGTCCGGCGGCGACGGCCAGCTCCACCAGCCGTTCGCCGCCCTCGGTGAAGACGGACCGCTCCTCGGCGAAGTTCGCCCGGTACAGGGCGTCCAGCAGCTCACTCTGCCTGCCGTGCTCCTTGGCGAGGTGCAGCAGGCGGTGCATGTCGAAGGTGCTGCCGTGGTCCCGGCCCCGGGTGCGGTAGTCGAGGCCCTCGGCGGCGGCCTGCCGTCCGAGGTTGTCCTCGCCGTCGTGGGCCTGCGCCTCGCTCATTCCGTACTTCTTGGTGAGCATGGCGACCACCGGCTGCACGTCGTCCTTGGCCCGCCCCGGATCCAGCTCGAACGACCGGTGCACCACCTCGACCTGCTCCCGGTGCGGGAAGGCCGCGAGCGCCTTCTCGAAGCGCGCCTTCCCTACGTAGCACCAGGGACAGGCGATGTCCGACCAGATCTCGACGCGCATGCTCTCGGCTCTCTCCCGCTCGTACGGAAGCGGAGATGGACGACCTCCGCCGGGTCCGTGAACGTTCAAGCAGCGGTTTTCATTCCCCGGTCACCGTGTAGCGCAGCCCCAGATGATGATCGCCCTCGACGGCGGGCCGCAGCGGATCCGGGGTCCAGCCACGCCGGGCGTAGAAGCGCCGCGCCCGTTCGTTGCCGGTGTGCACCTCCAGGACGGCCGTCCGCCTGCCCTCGGTGCGCCAGTGCTCGACGCAGGCCGCGTGCAGCGCCGTGCCGATGCCCGAGCCCCAGTGGCCGGGGTCGACGTGGAACTGCAACAGCGCGACCGTGTCCGCGGGGCCGTCGGGCGGGGTGCGGAAGGAGGCGACGGCGACAACGCGGCCCTGGTCGGCGGCGCACAGCACCTGGCCCTCGGCGCGGGCGATGGCCTCGCGCCACCGGGCGATCCAGTCGGCATCGGCGTCCGGGACGCCGTCCGGGTAGTACGTTGCCCGCGCACGCAGCATCAGGCCCGCGACGGCCTCCGCCTCGGCGGGCACGGCCGTACGGATCACCAGGCGTCCGCTCGCACTCTCGTCGATCATGAGAGGGAGGACGCGGAGGCCCGGCGATCCGGTTCCGTACGGTGCGCGGTCAGCGCTCCAGGCGGCCGTTGAAGCGGCGGGGCAGCCCGAGCGGGTTGTCGTCGCGCAGCTCGGGCGGCAGCAGTGCCTCCGGGGCGTTCTGGTACGCCACCGGACGCATCCACCGCTCGATCGCCGTACCGCCCACGGAGGTGGAGGTCGACGTCGTCGCCGGGTAGGGGCCGCCGTGGTGCTGGGCGGCGGCCACCGCGACACCGGTCGGCCAGCCGTTGACGAGCACGCGTCCGGCGAGCGGGGTCAGCCGGGCGAGCAGTTCGGCACCGCGCCCCTGGCCGGCCGCCTCCTCGGCGGACAGGTGCACGGTCGCGGTGAGGTTGCCGGGCAGCCGCGACAGGACGGCCTCGACCTCGGTCTCGTCCTCGTAGCGGGCCACCACGGTGACCGGTCCGAAGCACTCCTCCAGGAGCAGGTCGTACTGCCCCTCCTCGGTGAGCCGCGCGGCCGGGACGGTCAGGAAGCCCGCGCTGACCGAGTGCTCGCCGCCCGCGCCCGCGGTGACCGGCGACTCGACTCCGGGCAGTGCGGAGCGTTCGGCGACGCCGGTGAGGAAGTTGTCGCGCATCCGGTGGTCGAGCAGGACGCCCGGGTCGGTGTCGCTGACGGCGTCGGTGAGGGACTTCACCAGGCCGTCGCCCGCGGCTCCGGACGGCACG of the Streptomyces sp. NBC_01788 genome contains:
- a CDS encoding ectoine synthase, producing MIVRSFKDIEGTDRHVKAASGTWESKRIVLAKEKVGFSVHETILYAGTETSMWYANHIEAVVCVEGEAELTDRETGKTYTITPGTMYLLDGHERHTLRVKEDFRCICVFNPPVTGREDHDENGVYPLLTEDEEV
- the thpD gene encoding ectoine hydroxylase is translated as MSTTMRNVTDPYPTRGTTEVTTPRQDPVVWGSPDTPGPTDTTGLQAFERDGFLAVDQLITEDEVAVYRRELERLVSDPGIRADERSIVEPKSKEIRSVFEVHRISEVFAALVRDERVVGRARQILGSDVYVHQSRINVKPGFGASGFYWHSDFETWHAEDGLPNMRTVSVSIALTENLDTNGGLMIMPGSHRTFLGCAGATPKDNYKKSLQMQDAGTPSDEALTAMAGQHGVKLFTGRAGSATWFDCNCMHGSGDNITPFPRSNVFIVFNSVENTAVEPFAAPVRRPEFIGARDFTPVR
- a CDS encoding aminotransferase class V-fold PLP-dependent enzyme, which translates into the protein METFETLVRAEFAPKTTYLNSASLGLLPARTVEALGTAVTAAASGQPTDMFADVEAARASFARLMKVPERRVAVGASVAVYTGLIAAALPEGAEVLTVDGDFSSVVNPFHVRRHLKVRSAPLERIAESVRPGTALVAVSAAQSADGRVADLPAIRAAAREHGARVYVDASQAAGWLDLDANAYDYVSAVAFKWLLCPRGVAFLVVPDDLGGLNPLFAGWVAGERPWDSCYGPIEELAHSARRFDESPALLSYTGARRSLELVEELGVSAVRDHDLALADRFRAGLRSLGHEPVSAPGSPIVAVPGLGARQGELSAKGIEVSQRAGNLRAAFHLYNTPADVDRLLDALAG
- a CDS encoding DsbA family oxidoreductase — protein: MRVEIWSDIACPWCYVGKARFEKALAAFPHREQVEVVHRSFELDPGRAKDDVQPVVAMLTKKYGMSEAQAHDGEDNLGRQAAAEGLDYRTRGRDHGSTFDMHRLLHLAKEHGRQSELLDALYRANFAEERSVFTEGGERLVELAVAAGLDADAVRKVLADTDAYAAEVRADEREAAQLGASGVPFFVLDRKYGVSGAQPAEVFTQALTQAWGERSPLTLFQGGDSDGDACGPDGCAVPRS
- a CDS encoding GNAT family N-acetyltransferase; the protein is MIDESASGRLVIRTAVPAEAEAVAGLMLRARATYYPDGVPDADADWIARWREAIARAEGQVLCAADQGRVVAVASFRTPPDGPADTVALLQFHVDPGHWGSGIGTALHAACVEHWRTEGRRTAVLEVHTGNERARRFYARRGWTPDPLRPAVEGDHHLGLRYTVTGE